From the Phycisphaeraceae bacterium genome, one window contains:
- the topA gene encoding type I DNA topoisomerase, with protein sequence MNLIRNARTPHETPDAMAKKKTTTKKKTTTRKPAARKSAAGGRGRSQSIKIEDAKGKHLVIVESPTKAKTINKYLGSDYLVMASVGHVRDLPSRNPKGVKAPVPGVDLEHGFEPTYEILPDKKKTVAELKKAAKYAQDVWFATDLDREGEAIGWHLAHALDIDLSTAKRVVFNAITKTEIAKAFDHPRPIDEHRVNAQQARRILDRIVGYQVSPLLWKKVAGGLSAGRVQSVATRLVVEREREIDAFIPEESWRLAALLATDPSKATALSEAWQAFLAGASEGATRTVRDQNAWLSEHAVMRAELVSLDGTAVKEADRDLILDAAKRLGYELETLDTVEDPKGKGPAKNVITAIGGVGSKPPAYAIESIATKRTTSRPGAPFITSSMQQAAANRMGFGLQRTMRVAQSLYEGVDLGGARGQTGLITYMRTDSTHLAPEAIQAVRSHIGGSYGDEYLPEKANYYTSSNKSAQEAHEAIRPTDVTIKPSDIRGKLNEDQFKLYDLIWKRFVSCQMTPAKWDSTTVTVKAELLGGGSAQLKATGRKLVFDGFYRVTGVPQSDEVILPELSEGQAVAPVDINPTQHFTSPPPRYTEASLQKKLEEEGIGRPSTYAAIIQTIQDRKYVEPFMPRDKRLCATDLGMVVTDMLVEAFPEILDVAYTREMESELDHIEDENKDWRSMLASFYGPFTAQLERAHEELTHAKAVTEPAPYKCETCGADTMYRFGKNGRFLSCSRYPDCKYAAPINREGKPQPPELTDVLCPEDGAPMIRRTGRFGPFLASSNYPEVKFIVKLDPKKGHVVLPKAPPMLTGLTCTKCDEKELYMRESKRGPWLSCSGFPKCRGRMAWSAVEEDKQQELEKKWAEHLKENPVPEIKTASGRVLKEGDEYVPEIAGDETAGKVEARGDAA encoded by the coding sequence ATGAACCTAATTAGGAATGCGCGCACACCCCACGAGACGCCGGACGCCATGGCCAAGAAGAAAACCACCACCAAAAAGAAGACCACCACCCGTAAGCCAGCCGCCCGAAAAAGCGCCGCGGGCGGACGCGGGCGGAGTCAGTCCATCAAGATCGAGGACGCCAAGGGCAAGCACCTGGTCATCGTCGAGTCGCCGACCAAAGCTAAGACCATCAACAAGTACCTCGGCAGCGACTACTTAGTCATGGCGTCCGTCGGCCATGTCCGCGACCTGCCCTCACGCAATCCCAAGGGCGTCAAGGCACCGGTCCCGGGCGTCGATCTCGAACACGGCTTCGAACCAACCTACGAGATCCTCCCTGATAAGAAGAAGACCGTCGCCGAACTCAAAAAAGCCGCGAAGTACGCCCAGGACGTCTGGTTCGCGACCGACCTCGACCGCGAGGGGGAAGCCATCGGCTGGCACCTGGCGCACGCCCTGGACATCGATCTCTCGACCGCCAAACGGGTGGTGTTCAACGCGATCACCAAAACCGAGATCGCCAAGGCCTTCGATCACCCGCGCCCGATTGACGAGCACCGCGTCAACGCCCAGCAAGCCCGGCGAATCCTCGACCGCATTGTCGGCTATCAGGTCTCGCCGTTGCTCTGGAAGAAGGTCGCTGGCGGGCTCAGCGCGGGGCGCGTTCAGTCGGTCGCTACGCGGCTGGTCGTCGAGCGCGAGCGCGAGATCGATGCGTTTATCCCGGAAGAATCCTGGCGGCTGGCCGCCCTGCTCGCAACCGATCCTTCTAAGGCAACAGCACTGAGCGAAGCCTGGCAGGCGTTTCTCGCCGGGGCTTCCGAGGGGGCGACGCGGACAGTGCGGGACCAGAACGCCTGGCTGTCCGAGCACGCCGTGATGCGGGCCGAGCTGGTGTCCCTGGACGGCACCGCGGTCAAGGAAGCCGACCGCGACCTGATCCTCGACGCCGCCAAGCGGCTGGGTTATGAGCTGGAAACCCTCGATACGGTCGAGGACCCCAAGGGCAAGGGCCCAGCGAAGAACGTGATCACCGCCATTGGCGGCGTGGGCAGCAAGCCACCCGCCTACGCGATCGAGTCGATCGCGACCAAGCGCACCACCAGCCGTCCGGGCGCACCGTTTATCACCTCGTCGATGCAGCAGGCCGCGGCGAACCGGATGGGATTCGGCCTCCAGCGGACGATGCGGGTGGCGCAATCCTTATATGAAGGTGTAGACCTGGGCGGGGCACGTGGGCAGACGGGCCTGATCACGTACATGCGTACCGATTCGACGCACCTCGCCCCCGAAGCGATTCAGGCGGTGCGGTCGCACATCGGCGGATCGTATGGTGACGAGTACCTGCCGGAGAAGGCCAACTACTACACCTCATCGAACAAGAGCGCGCAGGAAGCGCACGAGGCGATTCGGCCGACAGATGTGACGATCAAGCCGAGTGATATCCGCGGGAAGCTCAACGAGGATCAGTTCAAGCTGTATGACCTGATCTGGAAGCGGTTTGTGTCGTGTCAGATGACGCCTGCGAAGTGGGATTCGACGACGGTGACGGTCAAGGCCGAGCTGTTAGGCGGCGGGTCGGCCCAGCTCAAGGCAACTGGTCGAAAGCTGGTGTTTGACGGTTTTTACCGGGTGACGGGCGTCCCGCAGAGCGACGAGGTGATCCTGCCCGAGCTGAGTGAGGGGCAGGCGGTCGCGCCGGTCGACATCAACCCGACGCAGCACTTCACCAGCCCCCCGCCACGGTACACCGAGGCGTCACTGCAAAAGAAGCTGGAAGAGGAAGGCATCGGCCGGCCATCGACGTATGCGGCGATCATCCAGACGATTCAGGACCGTAAGTACGTCGAGCCGTTCATGCCGAGGGACAAGCGGTTGTGCGCGACGGATCTGGGCATGGTCGTGACGGACATGCTGGTCGAGGCGTTCCCCGAGATCCTGGACGTGGCCTACACGCGGGAGATGGAGAGCGAGCTTGATCACATCGAGGATGAGAACAAGGACTGGCGCTCGATGCTGGCGTCGTTCTACGGGCCGTTCACGGCTCAGCTTGAGCGAGCGCACGAGGAGTTGACCCACGCCAAGGCGGTGACGGAGCCGGCGCCGTACAAGTGCGAGACCTGTGGCGCGGACACGATGTATCGGTTTGGCAAGAACGGCCGATTCCTGTCGTGCAGCCGGTACCCGGACTGCAAGTACGCGGCGCCGATCAATCGTGAGGGCAAACCGCAGCCGCCCGAGCTGACGGATGTGCTGTGCCCGGAGGATGGTGCGCCGATGATCCGGCGGACGGGGCGATTTGGTCCGTTCCTGGCGTCGTCGAACTACCCGGAGGTGAAGTTCATCGTAAAGCTGGACCCGAAGAAGGGTCATGTGGTGCTGCCGAAGGCCCCGCCGATGCTGACCGGGCTGACGTGCACTAAATGCGATGAGAAGGAGTTGTACATGCGCGAGAGCAAGCGCGGCCCGTGGCTGAGCTGCTCGGGGTTCCCAAAGTGCCGGGGGCGCATGGCGTGGAGCGCGGTGGAGGAGGACAAGCAGCAAGAGCTTGAGAAGAAGTGGGCCGAGCACCTCAAGGAGAACCCGGTGCCGGAGATCAAGACAGCGTCCGGGCGCGTGCTGAAAGAGGGGGATGAGTATGTGCCGGAAATCGCGGGGGATGAGACGGCAGGGAAGGTCGAGGCGCGGGGGGATGCGGCGTAA
- the bioD gene encoding dethiobiotin synthase: protein MSGTPWTDVDWRAGRRGFFVTGTDTAVGKTALTATLCRALRGRGLSVGVFKPMASGAVWRDGMLVAEDAEVLAEAAGMDAESVCPVVYEAALAPGIAAAELGEAVDWRRVGRAWDRVRREHEVVLVEGAGGVEVPLGPDGSPRVWALMAAVGLPALVVARSGLGTLNHTTLTIERLRVANIEVAGIVMNDGAEVMTDDVSVATNREWLERMTGVAVVARLGVSTCDPVWKDEAWAEMLGEYLDRVLLRQEA from the coding sequence ATGAGCGGGACCCCTTGGACGGATGTGGACTGGCGTGCGGGTCGGCGTGGTTTTTTTGTGACGGGCACCGATACCGCGGTGGGGAAGACGGCGTTGACGGCTACCTTGTGTCGTGCGCTGCGTGGGCGGGGTTTGTCGGTCGGGGTGTTCAAGCCGATGGCGAGTGGGGCGGTGTGGCGCGATGGGATGCTGGTGGCGGAGGATGCTGAGGTGCTGGCGGAGGCGGCAGGGATGGATGCGGAGAGTGTCTGTCCGGTGGTGTACGAGGCGGCGCTGGCGCCGGGGATCGCGGCGGCTGAGCTGGGCGAGGCGGTGGACTGGCGGCGGGTTGGTCGGGCGTGGGATCGGGTGCGGCGGGAGCATGAGGTGGTGCTGGTGGAGGGGGCTGGGGGTGTGGAGGTCCCGCTAGGGCCGGATGGGTCGCCTCGGGTATGGGCGTTGATGGCGGCGGTGGGGCTGCCGGCGTTGGTGGTGGCGCGGAGCGGGTTGGGGACCTTGAACCATACGACGCTGACGATTGAGCGCTTGCGCGTGGCGAACATCGAGGTGGCGGGGATCGTGATGAATGATGGGGCCGAGGTGATGACTGATGATGTATCGGTGGCGACGAATCGGGAATGGCTGGAGCGGATGACGGGTGTCGCTGTGGTGGCGCGGCTCGGGGTATCGACGTGTGATCCGGTTTGGAAAGATGAGGCGTGGGCGGAGATGCTCGGAGAGTATCTGGATCGGGTGTTGTTGCGGCAAGAGGCTTGA
- a CDS encoding HD domain-containing protein: protein MTTTLFRDDLLLTHTKQQDLKLSEIVSALSYALDITEGQPEGHAIRSCLIGMRLAEEINLSSDDRSALFYALLLKDLGCSSNAAKVCYLFGADEHNVKHDFKFINWQNIFNMLPYIMRNVAPKGTLHERLTRFLAVAVSGRKGAKQLVKIRCERGAAIAQTAEVFATRYGLPAALEIVRDRRGTWFDPQLVDAFRTIARDETFWTNTLSPGHRAYLPHFEPEDRLLHADDAMIDRIAQAFGQVIDAKSPWTACHSQGVSDVAVGIAQTLGLPEHDITRLRRAGLLHDIGKLGVSNAILDKPGKLTDYEFNALKAHPDHTFRILSRSVCFAPIVELAARHHEKLDGSGYHRGLQSHELSQTDCILAVADMYEALAAKRPYRKDLTDGEVFDILNKQIGTKLCPETINALKTFIDQSNFTPYCVAA from the coding sequence ATGACCACCACGCTCTTCCGCGATGACCTCCTGCTCACCCACACGAAGCAACAGGATCTCAAGCTCTCAGAAATCGTCAGCGCCCTCTCTTACGCCCTTGACATCACCGAAGGACAACCCGAAGGACACGCGATCCGCTCGTGCCTCATCGGCATGCGCCTCGCCGAAGAAATCAACCTCAGCTCGGACGACCGATCTGCCCTCTTCTACGCCCTGCTCCTCAAAGACCTCGGCTGCTCATCCAACGCCGCCAAGGTCTGCTACCTCTTCGGCGCCGATGAACACAACGTCAAACACGACTTCAAGTTCATCAACTGGCAGAACATCTTCAACATGCTCCCCTACATCATGCGCAACGTAGCGCCCAAGGGCACCCTCCACGAACGCCTCACTCGATTCCTCGCCGTCGCCGTCTCAGGCCGCAAAGGCGCCAAACAACTCGTCAAGATCCGCTGTGAACGCGGGGCCGCCATCGCCCAGACCGCCGAGGTCTTCGCCACACGCTACGGACTCCCCGCCGCCCTCGAGATCGTCCGAGACCGTCGCGGAACCTGGTTCGATCCCCAACTGGTCGACGCCTTCCGTACCATCGCCCGCGACGAAACCTTCTGGACCAACACCCTTTCGCCCGGCCACCGCGCCTACCTCCCACACTTCGAACCCGAAGACCGACTCCTCCACGCAGATGACGCCATGATCGACCGCATCGCCCAGGCTTTCGGCCAGGTCATCGACGCCAAAAGCCCCTGGACCGCATGCCACTCCCAAGGCGTATCCGACGTCGCCGTCGGCATCGCTCAGACCCTTGGACTCCCCGAACACGACATCACAAGGCTCCGACGCGCAGGCCTCCTCCACGACATCGGCAAGCTCGGCGTCTCCAACGCCATCCTGGACAAACCCGGCAAACTCACGGACTACGAGTTTAACGCCCTTAAAGCACACCCCGACCACACCTTCCGCATCCTCTCCCGCTCCGTCTGTTTCGCACCCATTGTCGAACTCGCCGCACGCCACCACGAAAAACTCGACGGCTCCGGCTACCACCGCGGACTCCAGTCCCACGAACTCAGCCAGACCGACTGCATCCTCGCCGTCGCCGACATGTACGAAGCACTTGCTGCCAAACGACCCTACCGCAAAGACCTCACCGATGGCGAAGTCTTCGATATCCTCAACAAACAGATCGGCACCAAACTCTGCCCCGAAACCATTAACGCCCTTAAGACCTTCATCGATCAGTCCAACTTCACCCCCTATTGCGTCGCCGCCTGA
- the acnA gene encoding aconitate hydratase AcnA — translation MSSLDPFGAREVMETPLGRRAVYRLESVGSIESLPYSIRVLLESALRNLDGFVVTEEHVRAIASYDAKSVGEVEIPFMPGRVVLQDFTGVPAVVDLAAMRDAIVAMTGDASMAAKVNPLVPCDLVIDHSVQVDAFASDVALTINSNHEFERNNERYQFLKWGQDAFDNFRVVPPATGIVHQVNLEYLAKVVWDAPSAAGSEGVLYPDSLVGTDSHTTMINGLGVVGWGVGGIEAEAVMLGQPIYMLLPEVVGVKLTGKLAEGSTATDLVLRVTEMLREHGVVGKFVEFFGPGLAEMPLANRATIANMAPEYGATMGFFPIDEQTIAYLRLSGRDEALIETVELYAKKQKLWRDETQKIVYSDELELDMGSVEPALAGPKRPQDRVALSAMRDQWRQDLSATFGRTAVGAAVSTPDEMQAEGGVAVAEAPASPEVSVTYSGETFALKDGAVVIAAITSCTNTSNPEVMLAAGLVARKAAARGLKRKPWVKTSLAPGSKVVTDYLNRAGLTKDLESLGFHTVGYGCTTCIGNSGPLPEEVSEGINKGKLVACSVLSGNRNFEGRVNPDVKANYLASPPLVVAYAIAGTVDVDLVNDPIGEDESGSSVYLKDIWPSQAEIAEVVSKNVTREQFLEQYSDVFAGSDAWQTIEAPEGELYSWDEKSTYVRLPPFFGGLSPEPGKIGAIEGARCLAKLADSVTTDHISPAGAIKTGTPAADYLDANGVSRPMYNSYGSRRGNDQVMTRGTFANIRVRNQLAPGTEGGWTTDFTKHDGLITKGRDATYIYDAAVNYQKAGTPLVVLAGKDYGMGSSRDWAAKGTFLLGVKAVIAASFERIHRSNLVGMGVLPLVFKDGATHESLGLDGTETFSIPVDDGLTPRQTVKVTATHPSGRVTSFETVCRIDTPVEIEYYRNGGILQTVLRKMAKG, via the coding sequence ATGTCCAGCCTTGATCCGTTTGGTGCTCGCGAGGTGATGGAGACGCCTTTGGGTCGTCGGGCGGTGTATCGGCTGGAGTCGGTGGGGTCGATTGAGTCGCTGCCGTACAGCATCCGGGTGTTGTTGGAGTCGGCGCTGCGGAATCTGGATGGGTTTGTGGTGACGGAGGAGCATGTGCGGGCGATTGCGTCGTATGACGCGAAGTCGGTGGGTGAGGTGGAGATCCCGTTCATGCCGGGTCGGGTGGTGTTGCAGGACTTTACGGGTGTGCCGGCTGTGGTGGACTTGGCGGCGATGCGTGATGCGATCGTGGCGATGACGGGTGATGCGTCGATGGCGGCGAAGGTGAACCCGCTGGTGCCTTGTGATCTGGTGATTGATCACTCGGTGCAGGTGGATGCGTTTGCGAGTGATGTGGCGTTGACGATCAACTCGAACCACGAGTTTGAGCGGAATAATGAGCGTTATCAGTTTTTGAAGTGGGGTCAGGATGCGTTTGATAACTTCCGGGTGGTTCCGCCGGCGACGGGGATCGTGCATCAGGTGAATCTTGAGTACCTGGCGAAGGTGGTCTGGGACGCCCCCTCCGCTGCCGGGTCCGAGGGTGTGCTGTATCCGGATTCGTTGGTGGGGACGGACTCGCACACGACGATGATCAATGGATTGGGGGTTGTGGGTTGGGGTGTTGGCGGGATTGAGGCGGAGGCGGTGATGCTGGGTCAGCCGATTTACATGCTGCTGCCTGAGGTGGTGGGTGTGAAGCTGACGGGGAAGCTCGCGGAGGGATCGACGGCGACGGACCTGGTGTTGCGGGTGACGGAGATGTTGCGTGAGCACGGGGTGGTCGGGAAGTTTGTTGAGTTTTTCGGGCCGGGGTTGGCGGAGATGCCGCTGGCGAATCGAGCGACGATTGCGAACATGGCGCCGGAGTATGGGGCGACGATGGGGTTCTTTCCGATCGACGAGCAGACGATTGCTTATCTGCGGCTGTCGGGTCGGGATGAGGCGTTGATCGAGACGGTGGAGCTGTATGCGAAGAAGCAGAAGCTGTGGCGTGATGAGACGCAGAAGATTGTCTACAGCGACGAGCTTGAGTTGGATATGGGGTCGGTGGAGCCGGCGTTGGCGGGGCCGAAGCGTCCGCAGGATCGGGTGGCGTTGTCGGCGATGCGGGATCAGTGGCGTCAGGATTTATCGGCGACGTTTGGTCGGACGGCGGTGGGTGCGGCGGTCTCGACGCCTGATGAGATGCAGGCCGAGGGTGGCGTGGCGGTGGCCGAGGCTCCTGCGTCGCCTGAGGTGTCGGTGACGTATAGCGGGGAGACGTTTGCGCTGAAGGATGGTGCGGTGGTGATCGCGGCGATTACGTCGTGCACGAACACGTCGAATCCGGAGGTGATGCTGGCGGCGGGGTTGGTGGCGCGGAAGGCGGCGGCGCGAGGTTTGAAGCGCAAGCCTTGGGTCAAGACGTCGCTGGCACCGGGGTCGAAGGTGGTGACGGATTATCTGAATCGGGCGGGGTTGACGAAGGACCTGGAGTCTTTGGGTTTCCACACGGTGGGTTATGGATGCACGACGTGTATTGGCAACTCCGGACCGTTGCCGGAGGAGGTCTCGGAGGGGATCAACAAGGGCAAGCTGGTGGCTTGCTCGGTGTTGTCGGGGAACCGAAACTTTGAGGGTCGTGTGAATCCGGATGTGAAGGCGAACTATCTGGCGAGCCCGCCTCTGGTGGTGGCTTATGCGATCGCGGGGACGGTGGATGTTGATCTGGTGAATGATCCGATCGGGGAGGATGAGAGCGGGTCGTCGGTTTACCTCAAGGACATCTGGCCATCTCAAGCGGAGATCGCTGAGGTGGTGAGTAAGAACGTCACGCGCGAGCAGTTTCTGGAGCAGTACTCGGACGTGTTCGCGGGTTCGGATGCCTGGCAGACGATTGAGGCGCCGGAGGGCGAGTTGTATTCGTGGGATGAGAAGTCGACGTATGTGCGGCTTCCGCCTTTCTTTGGCGGGTTGTCGCCTGAGCCGGGGAAGATTGGTGCGATCGAGGGTGCGCGATGCCTGGCGAAGCTGGCGGATTCGGTGACGACGGACCATATTTCGCCGGCGGGTGCGATCAAGACGGGGACGCCTGCTGCGGACTATCTGGATGCGAACGGTGTGTCGCGGCCGATGTACAACTCATATGGTTCACGGCGTGGGAATGATCAGGTGATGACGCGCGGGACGTTTGCGAACATCCGGGTGCGGAATCAGTTGGCTCCGGGTACGGAGGGGGGATGGACGACGGATTTCACCAAGCACGATGGCTTGATTACGAAGGGGAGGGACGCGACGTACATCTATGACGCGGCGGTGAACTATCAGAAGGCGGGGACGCCACTGGTGGTGCTGGCGGGTAAGGATTACGGGATGGGTTCGTCGCGTGACTGGGCGGCGAAGGGGACGTTTCTACTTGGTGTGAAGGCGGTGATCGCGGCGAGTTTCGAGCGTATTCATCGGTCGAATCTGGTGGGGATGGGTGTGCTGCCTTTGGTGTTCAAGGATGGTGCGACTCATGAGTCGCTGGGGCTGGATGGGACGGAGACGTTTTCGATCCCAGTGGATGATGGTTTGACGCCTCGGCAGACGGTGAAGGTGACGGCGACGCATCCGTCGGGGAGGGTGACGAGTTTTGAGACGGTGTGCCGGATCGATACGCCGGTGGAGATCGAGTACTACCGGAACGGCGGGATTCTCCAGACGGTGCTGCGGAAGATGGCGAAGGGGTGA
- the miaA gene encoding tRNA (adenosine(37)-N6)-dimethylallyltransferase MiaA, which produces MPAPEQPRPIILLGPTAGGKTELAIQLAEALGGEVINADSMQVYQLMDAGTAKPTPDQRARVPHRGVDCAHPSSRFTVSDWRLIAESSMVSAQNRAKRPIIAGGTNLYLKALLHGMFDGPPADEAYRASLAAIDSPQLHAQLREVDPQAAERIAPADRKRILRALEVHHQTGVTITSLQAQWTDDPDQPYRHNPILIGLDWPTDAINARINLRVKAMFYPDKVQPELAQEVLFAGRTLVEETADLESRGLLGVQAREAIGTKQVLEHLKNPTKVSLEEAYEKTKIQSRRLGKQQRTWMKRYHHVHWIPMTPETSPEQAAKAALNAIRAAEK; this is translated from the coding sequence ATGCCTGCCCCCGAGCAACCCCGACCCATCATCCTCCTCGGACCCACCGCCGGCGGAAAAACCGAACTCGCCATCCAACTCGCCGAAGCGCTGGGCGGGGAGGTGATCAACGCCGACTCCATGCAGGTCTACCAACTCATGGACGCTGGCACCGCCAAACCGACGCCCGACCAACGGGCCCGCGTCCCGCACCGCGGCGTCGATTGCGCGCACCCTTCATCGCGTTTCACCGTCTCCGATTGGCGTTTGATTGCAGAGTCCAGCATGGTTTCGGCCCAAAACCGCGCAAAACGACCCATCATCGCAGGCGGAACCAACCTCTATCTCAAAGCCCTCCTCCACGGCATGTTCGACGGCCCCCCCGCTGATGAAGCCTACAGGGCCTCACTGGCCGCGATCGACAGCCCGCAACTCCACGCCCAACTCCGAGAGGTCGACCCCCAAGCCGCCGAGCGCATCGCCCCCGCCGACCGCAAGCGCATCCTCCGTGCCCTCGAAGTCCATCACCAGACAGGGGTTACCATCACCTCCCTCCAGGCCCAGTGGACCGACGACCCCGACCAGCCCTACCGCCACAACCCCATCCTCATCGGACTCGACTGGCCAACCGACGCCATCAACGCCCGCATCAACCTCCGCGTCAAGGCGATGTTCTACCCCGACAAAGTACAACCTGAGCTGGCACAAGAGGTTCTGTTCGCCGGTCGCACCCTCGTCGAGGAAACCGCCGACCTCGAATCCCGGGGCCTCCTAGGCGTCCAGGCCCGCGAAGCCATCGGCACCAAACAAGTTCTCGAACACCTCAAAAACCCCACAAAGGTCTCTCTGGAAGAGGCTTACGAAAAGACCAAAATCCAGTCCCGCCGGCTCGGCAAGCAGCAACGGACCTGGATGAAGCGCTACCACCACGTCCACTGGATCCCCATGACCCCCGAGACCTCTCCCGAACAGGCCGCCAAGGCGGCCCTGAACGCCATCCGCGCTGCGGAAAAATAA
- a CDS encoding FkbM family methyltransferase produces the protein MLSGLAEAVLRGYARVAWDERGGYRLVRGVRRLRPRKAWADRFRVPGFGGGGGGGVVLDLDLGTYPDCCMAFGLYELATARLLRRVVREGDVVVDGGANLGYFTLLMATLVGPAEKGGRVHAFEPDPRNRKRLMDHLALNGLEDRVTVHGVALSDRGGWATLHRFVETDSAHNHGMSSLYGAEEGATEGYDVETVRLDEVVGGADVRLMKLDLEGAEPLAVAGAAGLFRGPSCPMVLGEYGFGEASRAGHAPGRWLGVLTEVSEGVDWRFEVVGRSMREVELKGGVLVGVTRQVNVLARPPRIEP, from the coding sequence ATGCTGAGTGGACTGGCTGAGGCTGTGTTGCGGGGTTATGCGCGGGTGGCTTGGGATGAGCGGGGGGGGTATCGGCTGGTTCGGGGGGTGCGGCGGTTGCGCCCCCGGAAGGCTTGGGCTGATCGGTTTCGGGTACCGGGGTTTGGTGGGGGTGGGGGCGGGGGGGTGGTGTTGGATCTGGACTTGGGGACGTATCCGGATTGTTGTATGGCGTTTGGGTTGTATGAGCTGGCGACGGCACGGCTCCTGCGGCGGGTGGTTCGGGAGGGGGATGTGGTGGTGGATGGGGGGGCGAATCTGGGTTACTTCACGTTGCTGATGGCGACGCTGGTGGGGCCGGCTGAGAAGGGTGGGCGGGTGCATGCGTTTGAGCCTGACCCGCGGAATCGCAAGCGGTTGATGGATCATCTGGCGTTGAACGGGTTAGAGGATCGGGTGACGGTGCACGGGGTGGCGTTGTCGGATCGTGGGGGGTGGGCGACGCTTCATCGTTTTGTGGAGACGGATTCGGCGCACAATCACGGGATGTCGTCGTTGTATGGAGCGGAGGAGGGTGCGACGGAGGGGTACGACGTGGAGACGGTGCGGCTGGATGAGGTGGTGGGTGGTGCGGACGTGCGGTTGATGAAGCTGGACCTGGAGGGGGCGGAGCCGCTGGCGGTGGCGGGTGCGGCGGGGCTGTTTCGGGGTCCGTCGTGCCCGATGGTGCTTGGCGAGTACGGCTTCGGCGAAGCCAGTCGGGCCGGTCACGCCCCCGGAAGGTGGCTGGGGGTGCTCACGGAGGTTAGTGAGGGGGTGGACTGGCGGTTCGAGGTGGTGGGGCGGTCGATGCGTGAGGTGGAGCTGAAAGGTGGGGTGTTGGTGGGGGTGACGCGTCAGGTGAATGTGTTGGCTCGCCCCCCCCGCATTGAGCCTTGA